A portion of the Bdellovibrionales bacterium genome contains these proteins:
- a CDS encoding sulfite exporter TauE/SafE family protein translates to MWSLSAYVNSGLLPLAGLLYSVMNSWHCAVMCGPFVSTSEPRVINSLLIFRLISYTCLGGVFGFLGWQIRDSLAFDAFGIVSFSLFSVFTILCIFPFLFPRFKKFAPLALFSKFRGLMWGFMPCHLLLFYYGIALLTGSTFIGAALLFSHAVMTTPALAYTNYFMKKFSLKSQTVKNTLRFLLVALVIASLVIFWQRITKNREGNSNDANKLICLS, encoded by the coding sequence TTGTGGTCCCTATCTGCCTACGTGAATTCAGGGCTGCTTCCTCTGGCGGGATTGTTGTATTCGGTCATGAATTCCTGGCACTGCGCAGTTATGTGTGGCCCATTTGTTAGCACAAGCGAGCCTCGGGTCATCAACAGTCTCCTGATTTTTAGACTGATCTCCTACACATGCCTGGGGGGAGTATTTGGGTTTTTAGGATGGCAAATAAGGGATTCTCTCGCATTTGATGCATTTGGCATTGTTTCTTTCTCACTCTTCTCAGTTTTTACCATTCTCTGTATTTTTCCGTTTCTATTTCCAAGATTTAAGAAATTTGCCCCGCTGGCTTTATTTTCGAAATTTCGCGGACTGATGTGGGGATTTATGCCTTGCCATTTGCTTTTATTTTATTACGGGATCGCATTGCTTACGGGCTCAACTTTTATTGGAGCAGCTTTGTTATTTTCCCACGCGGTTATGACAACTCCAGCGCTGGCTTATACAAATTATTTTATGAAAAAATTTTCTCTTAAAAGCCAGACTGTTAAAAATACCCTGCGTTTTCTTTTGGTTGCACTTGTGATCGCAAGTTTAGTGATTTTCTGGCAGAGGATTACCAAGAACAGAGAAGGCAATTCCAATGATGCAAATAAACTTATTTGCTTGAGCTGA
- a CDS encoding acyl-CoA dehydrogenase family protein encodes MLRQMVRDFAQKEVEPQALEYDRKELFNLGLFRKLGELGLLGITVDEKFGGSGQDPLAAAIVHEELSASDPGFTLAYLAHAMLCVNNLAQNGSEEQLEKYLPKLCSGEWVGCMAMSEPHVGTDVLGMLTTAERRGNEYIINGRKMWITNGTLDEERTPADVVLLYAKTGEKNGRALLSTFIVDKTHSGYSVGQKIKDKTGMRASNTAELVFQDCRVPVSALIGSEGDSMLHMMKNLELERLTLAAMSVGIGRRSLEVMNKYAREREAFGKSLNFFGQIQKYIGDSYAEYMAAKTYVYNTARMMDITSHGNRLDSDGVKLVATTMGKNLADRAMQVLGGYGYVGEYVVERLWRDAKLLEIGGGTLEAHQKNITRDLAKLETT; translated from the coding sequence ATGCTCAGGCAGATGGTCAGGGACTTCGCCCAGAAAGAGGTGGAGCCTCAAGCCCTGGAGTACGATCGAAAGGAGCTTTTTAATCTTGGTCTCTTTCGAAAGCTTGGTGAGTTGGGGCTTTTGGGAATTACTGTTGACGAAAAATTTGGCGGTTCTGGTCAGGATCCCTTGGCAGCCGCAATTGTCCATGAAGAGCTGTCTGCTTCTGATCCGGGATTTACTCTGGCCTATCTGGCTCATGCGATGCTTTGTGTGAATAATCTGGCTCAGAATGGATCTGAAGAGCAGTTAGAGAAATATCTACCCAAGCTTTGTTCGGGGGAGTGGGTGGGGTGCATGGCGATGTCAGAACCCCACGTCGGAACGGATGTTTTGGGAATGCTCACCACCGCAGAACGGCGTGGGAATGAATACATCATCAATGGGCGAAAGATGTGGATCACAAATGGAACTCTTGATGAAGAGAGAACTCCAGCCGACGTGGTGTTACTGTACGCCAAAACAGGAGAGAAAAACGGAAGGGCTCTTTTGTCCACATTCATTGTAGATAAAACGCACTCTGGCTATAGCGTCGGACAGAAAATAAAAGACAAAACAGGCATGCGCGCATCCAATACGGCAGAGTTGGTTTTTCAGGATTGTCGCGTTCCCGTGTCAGCGCTGATCGGTTCCGAAGGAGACTCCATGCTTCACATGATGAAAAATCTGGAGCTTGAGCGCCTCACATTGGCCGCGATGAGTGTCGGAATTGGAAGAAGAAGTCTTGAGGTGATGAATAAGTATGCGAGAGAGCGAGAAGCATTCGGAAAATCCCTCAATTTTTTTGGCCAAATCCAAAAATATATTGGTGATTCCTACGCTGAGTATATGGCCGCTAAAACTTACGTCTACAATACCGCTCGGATGATGGACATTACCTCCCATGGGAATCGTTTGGATTCTGATGGAGTTAAACTCGTGGCGACAACGATGGGCAAAAATCTAGCAGATAGAGCGATGCAGGTTTTGGGCGGTTATGGGTATGTGGGCGAGTATGTCGTCGAGCGCCTTTGGCGTGATGCTAAACTTCTCGAAATCGGAGGTGGTACTCTTGAGGCCCATCAAAAGAATATCACTCGGGATTTGGCGAAGCTGGAAACCACATAG
- a CDS encoding tyrosine--tRNA ligase, with protein MSRLSPSEQVRELSRGVVDFISEKELLEKLARCEKEKRPLRVKAGFDPSRPDLHLGHTVLMNKMKQFQDLGHEIIFLIGDFTAMIGDPTGKVETRPALTMEEVRVNAETYARQVFKILDPEKTLVDYNSRWMNDFTSADFIRLSGHYTVARMMERDDFSKRFQNHQSICIHEFLYPLVQGYDSVALKADVELGGTDQKFNLLVGRDLQKSYGVESQCVLTMPILEGLDGVQKMSKSLDNYIAVEDSPREMFGKTMRISDELMVRYYELLTDKTSGELDELKRMLGSGQKHPREAKVELAHFFVSRFHSLQEANRAIEEFNRIFVDKGLPDEMPEFKLSAEKGLWICHLLKQLDLVTSTSEARRLIQGRAIEKGGEKIEDPQMKIDLTAGDEFILKVGRKKFAKVQVLK; from the coding sequence ATGTCTCGGTTAAGTCCCAGTGAACAGGTGAGAGAACTCAGTCGAGGAGTGGTTGATTTCATATCCGAAAAAGAGCTGTTGGAGAAGCTTGCCCGTTGTGAAAAAGAAAAAAGACCCCTGAGGGTTAAGGCAGGATTTGATCCTTCACGTCCTGATCTTCATCTTGGACACACTGTGCTCATGAACAAGATGAAGCAATTTCAAGACTTGGGCCATGAAATTATTTTTCTAATTGGCGACTTCACGGCGATGATTGGCGATCCCACTGGCAAAGTTGAGACTCGTCCGGCTCTCACAATGGAAGAGGTGAGAGTGAACGCAGAGACCTATGCCCGGCAGGTATTCAAGATTCTCGATCCTGAAAAAACGCTTGTGGATTATAATTCTCGTTGGATGAATGATTTTACCTCAGCTGATTTTATTCGGCTTTCTGGTCATTATACGGTCGCCCGAATGATGGAAAGAGATGATTTCTCGAAGCGATTTCAGAACCACCAGAGCATTTGTATTCATGAATTTTTGTATCCCTTGGTTCAAGGCTATGATTCTGTTGCGCTAAAGGCAGATGTCGAGCTCGGAGGCACTGACCAAAAATTTAATCTTCTGGTTGGTCGGGACTTGCAAAAGTCCTACGGAGTCGAGAGCCAGTGTGTATTGACTATGCCCATTCTTGAAGGCCTTGATGGGGTTCAGAAGATGTCAAAGAGTCTGGATAACTACATTGCGGTGGAGGACAGTCCTCGAGAGATGTTTGGCAAAACAATGCGCATTTCGGATGAATTGATGGTTCGTTACTATGAACTTCTGACGGATAAAACCAGCGGGGAGTTGGATGAATTGAAACGGATGCTGGGGTCAGGACAGAAGCATCCCAGGGAGGCCAAAGTCGAGCTTGCTCACTTTTTTGTCTCTCGGTTTCATTCTCTTCAGGAGGCAAACAGGGCGATTGAAGAGTTCAATCGCATTTTTGTGGACAAGGGGCTGCCTGACGAGATGCCCGAATTTAAGTTGTCAGCCGAGAAGGGATTGTGGATTTGCCATTTGTTGAAGCAACTTGATTTGGTGACATCGACGAGCGAGGCGAGACGGCTGATTCAGGGACGTGCGATCGAAAAGGGTGGAGAGAAAATTGAAGATCCACAAATGAAAATTGATCTCACTGCCGGCGATGAATTTATTTTAAAAGTTGGCAGAAAGAAATTTGCTAAAGTTCAGGTGTTAAAATGA
- a CDS encoding 2Fe-2S iron-sulfur cluster binding domain-containing protein: MKVKFLPQGIELEIQPNQTVMDLAHRNGIFIKSICNGVPNCAECRVKLVEGEYNVLPPSSKELSLIGSGHFIDQRRLSCQLYCFGDITVDLTEQEKKEHEGPPGSRRFQVDLRNEGVVSKAVTGNLIQQDDDIVQAITEDLAHTNGPAVGKKGEPNLGSSKARLEAMIKRTEDKSKNQSDSDRPSSNKRRRRRRR; this comes from the coding sequence ATGAAGGTTAAATTTCTTCCCCAAGGAATCGAGCTCGAGATACAACCCAATCAAACAGTGATGGATCTCGCACATCGAAATGGAATTTTTATTAAGTCCATCTGCAACGGCGTGCCCAACTGTGCCGAATGTCGAGTCAAGCTCGTTGAAGGGGAGTACAATGTGTTACCTCCCTCAAGTAAGGAGCTCTCTTTGATTGGATCAGGTCACTTCATTGACCAACGTCGCTTGTCCTGTCAGCTTTACTGTTTTGGCGATATCACTGTCGATTTGACAGAGCAGGAAAAGAAAGAGCATGAAGGCCCCCCCGGCTCACGTCGATTTCAGGTTGATCTGCGAAATGAAGGAGTCGTGTCTAAAGCAGTAACCGGAAATCTAATCCAACAAGATGATGATATTGTCCAGGCCATAACTGAGGATTTGGCTCACACCAATGGCCCCGCAGTTGGCAAAAAAGGGGAGCCAAATTTAGGTAGTTCCAAGGCTCGACTGGAAGCAATGATCAAAAGGACTGAAGACAAATCAAAGAATCAGTCAGACTCGGATCGGCCCTCATCAAACAAACGCCGCCGCCGCCGGCGGCGATAG
- a CDS encoding iron-sulfur cluster assembly accessory protein — protein sequence MITVTENAAKRIAQLRNEDGAHQQAMLRVKVKKGGCSGFSYKMDFDEKVANGDKVFEYFNEKIIVDGESLLYLVGLSLDYSGGLNGKGFVFNNPNATKTCGCGTSFGV from the coding sequence ATGATAACAGTAACAGAAAATGCAGCGAAGCGGATTGCTCAATTGAGAAACGAAGACGGAGCTCATCAGCAAGCCATGCTTCGCGTAAAAGTGAAGAAGGGCGGTTGCTCTGGTTTTTCATATAAAATGGATTTTGATGAGAAGGTCGCCAATGGCGACAAAGTGTTCGAGTATTTTAACGAAAAGATCATCGTTGACGGAGAGAGTCTGCTCTATCTAGTGGGCCTCAGCCTCGACTACAGCGGTGGACTGAATGGAAAAGGCTTTGTATTCAATAATCCAAATGCCACCAAGACCTGTGGATGCGGCACTTCGTTTGGAGTTTAA
- a CDS encoding winged helix-turn-helix transcriptional regulator, producing MEIAKLFGNLTATQALMFLARYEEGTAKEISDAFKVSKTQIYLQLVKLESAGIVSSRPMGNQIIYYFNPRSPIKNELRQLLEKYIETSMSKDQYKDFYLVRRRGRSRGKTLGGSYAR from the coding sequence GTGGAAATAGCAAAATTATTTGGTAATTTAACAGCAACGCAAGCCCTTATGTTTCTCGCTCGATATGAAGAAGGGACCGCGAAAGAAATTTCTGATGCCTTTAAGGTTTCAAAAACGCAAATTTACCTTCAATTGGTCAAACTAGAAAGTGCGGGTATCGTGTCCAGCCGTCCAATGGGAAATCAAATCATTTACTATTTTAATCCCCGCTCTCCTATTAAAAATGAGCTTCGTCAATTGCTAGAAAAATATATCGAAACAAGTATGTCAAAAGATCAGTACAAAGACTTTTATCTTGTTCGTAGACGCGGACGTAGTCGTGGCAAAACTCTAGGAGGATCGTATGCCCGATAA
- a CDS encoding alpha/beta fold hydrolase has product MKSLNVLGRAISQRLAISLIFGSGFLFSANVTAHENELQLASNLPAVCQDSEIFRLRRPISSDGAATGVFSYGFRFKAPTREGAPVLVFLPGGPGGTSIDHPPAFVPSDWGYLFTDPRGVGCNSLAALPPPNVSSAFFRTQEIAADVIAAIRYRKLDNYILFGVSYGTLLATTVAHVLERDKMAPPPKAVVLEGVLGRIFGNGDRDFQGAQYIVQWDRIRKVLPKDVLTELDVNDAPFGIKAEGWARMLTALLPRGPADGAILIAALSVTQPEDVRQNALNQILGLSVAQPHTEPGAVELYRQVVCREISDTTPTSDLDVTFVRGRLVRNFAEEGS; this is encoded by the coding sequence ATGAAATCTTTGAACGTTTTGGGCCGAGCGATTTCGCAGCGCCTGGCCATTTCTCTTATCTTTGGTTCTGGCTTTCTTTTCTCGGCGAATGTGACCGCACACGAGAATGAACTCCAACTTGCCAGCAATCTACCGGCAGTCTGCCAGGATTCTGAAATCTTTCGCCTCAGGCGTCCCATCTCAAGTGATGGAGCGGCTACTGGAGTATTTTCGTATGGATTTCGGTTTAAGGCGCCGACTCGCGAAGGCGCCCCCGTGCTCGTTTTCCTGCCGGGAGGACCCGGGGGCACATCCATTGATCATCCGCCCGCGTTCGTGCCCAGTGACTGGGGATATTTATTTACTGACCCACGAGGGGTCGGATGTAATTCGCTCGCTGCGCTTCCCCCTCCCAATGTGTCCAGTGCCTTCTTTCGAACCCAAGAGATTGCAGCGGACGTGATTGCGGCAATTCGATATCGAAAGCTCGACAATTACATCCTATTTGGCGTCTCTTACGGGACCTTGCTGGCAACGACCGTAGCCCACGTCCTGGAGCGCGACAAAATGGCCCCACCACCCAAGGCGGTGGTCTTGGAAGGTGTTCTTGGTAGGATATTTGGCAACGGCGATAGAGATTTTCAAGGTGCCCAATACATTGTCCAGTGGGATCGCATTCGAAAAGTACTTCCCAAGGACGTGCTCACCGAGCTCGACGTAAACGACGCCCCGTTCGGCATTAAAGCCGAGGGGTGGGCACGCATGCTAACAGCTCTGCTTCCTCGCGGACCGGCGGACGGTGCAATCCTGATTGCAGCACTTTCAGTAACTCAGCCTGAAGATGTCCGGCAAAACGCCCTCAATCAGATTCTCGGATTGTCCGTCGCCCAGCCACACACAGAGCCGGGCGCTGTAGAGCTTTATCGACAGGTTGTCTGTCGAGAGATTTCAGATACGACTCCCACGAGCGACCTTGACGTGACTTTTGTTCGCGGCAGGCTAGTCCGAAATTTTGCTGAAGAAGGAAGCTAG
- a CDS encoding cysteine desulfurase translates to MKTTKRPVYFDYNATTPLHPSVFEAMRPYFVEEFGNPASLSHSYGWSANMAVEKARGQIASALHCQPKEVYFTSGATESNNLAILGLVTKLGDQGEQRGYDNSAPHLVTNQAEHKSVLEVFQFAQRRFGAEVTVIDPDRFGQVSLKSIQRAVKPNTRLISVMMANNEIGTINPIAEIGQWAKSQNILFHTDCAQSFGKLPIHVEDMAIDLLSLSGHKIYGPKGIGALFVRSENPTVELLPVLSGGTQEHGIRPGTLNVPGIVGLGAATVLALSDMNIESERLKELQKHLISGVLSQLPEASLNGHPTERLATNVSFSFRGLSADIFALGLNGLALSAGSACASGTSSPSHVLKAIGHSDRLARATVRLGLGRLTTFADIELAIDKIVEMVLKNRQISGG, encoded by the coding sequence ATGAAGACAACGAAAAGACCCGTCTATTTTGATTACAATGCGACGACCCCTTTGCACCCCTCGGTTTTCGAGGCCATGAGGCCCTATTTTGTCGAAGAGTTTGGAAACCCAGCGAGTCTGAGCCATTCTTATGGATGGTCCGCAAACATGGCCGTCGAAAAAGCTCGTGGACAAATTGCATCGGCCCTCCACTGCCAACCCAAAGAAGTCTATTTTACGAGTGGAGCCACTGAAAGCAACAATCTGGCCATTCTTGGGCTTGTCACAAAGCTGGGCGACCAGGGCGAACAGAGAGGTTACGACAACTCGGCGCCCCACCTTGTCACGAACCAGGCCGAGCATAAATCTGTTCTCGAAGTTTTTCAATTTGCTCAGAGGCGCTTTGGAGCTGAGGTGACAGTCATTGATCCCGATCGCTTTGGACAAGTCTCCCTCAAGAGTATCCAAAGGGCAGTTAAACCAAACACACGCCTGATCTCTGTCATGATGGCAAATAATGAAATTGGAACCATCAATCCAATTGCCGAAATTGGACAGTGGGCAAAATCGCAAAATATCTTATTTCACACAGACTGCGCCCAATCGTTTGGAAAGCTACCCATTCATGTTGAGGACATGGCCATTGATCTCTTGAGCCTCTCTGGCCATAAAATTTACGGGCCCAAAGGAATAGGAGCTCTTTTTGTGCGATCTGAGAACCCCACAGTTGAACTTCTTCCTGTCCTCAGTGGCGGAACCCAAGAGCATGGAATTCGCCCCGGCACTCTCAACGTCCCAGGCATCGTTGGCCTCGGTGCCGCAACTGTGCTCGCCCTCAGCGACATGAACATAGAATCTGAGAGGTTGAAGGAGCTCCAAAAGCATCTGATCAGTGGTGTGCTCAGTCAACTCCCCGAAGCCTCTCTCAATGGTCACCCCACAGAAAGACTTGCAACCAATGTCAGTTTTTCGTTTAGAGGCCTATCCGCCGACATATTTGCCCTTGGATTAAATGGACTCGCCCTCAGTGCCGGTTCGGCCTGCGCTTCAGGAACCTCCTCTCCGAGCCATGTCCTCAAAGCGATCGGGCACTCCGACCGTTTGGCTCGAGCAACAGTGCGTCTTGGTTTGGGCCGCCTGACCACATTCGCAGACATCGAACTTGCAATCGATAAAATAGTCGAGATGGTTCTAAAAAATCGGCAGATTTCAGGAGGTTAA
- a CDS encoding DUF4097 family beta strand repeat protein, with amino-acid sequence MKTLTIVMIVLGLSSLANAESKEFDLGGISEIEVNNGSGDISITAVDSGKATVTATKKQFGEHCKLKIDKKGRTLFVEVEKTGVFKDDCEVDFDITAPKTAMLDLDSGSGDIKVKGTSGDLNFNIGSGDVDVDAEVKKLEGKTGSGDVSIKGLTTGGNLKTGSGEINLVYDVTPALGELDIKTGSGGAEIVLPKNARIRTSFTAGSGELINELGDTPDSKFKISMKAGSGNLHIKKQ; translated from the coding sequence GTGAAAACATTAACAATAGTAATGATCGTGTTGGGGTTGTCCAGCCTAGCAAATGCCGAATCGAAGGAATTTGATCTCGGTGGCATATCAGAGATTGAAGTCAATAACGGTAGCGGCGATATCAGCATCACTGCCGTTGATTCAGGCAAAGCCACTGTGACTGCGACCAAAAAGCAATTTGGTGAACACTGTAAACTGAAAATCGATAAAAAGGGCAGAACCCTCTTTGTAGAAGTCGAAAAAACAGGCGTATTTAAGGATGACTGCGAAGTCGATTTCGACATCACTGCACCAAAAACCGCTATGCTGGACCTGGATTCAGGCAGTGGTGATATCAAAGTCAAAGGAACCTCGGGCGACCTCAATTTCAATATTGGAAGCGGTGATGTTGATGTAGACGCAGAAGTAAAGAAACTTGAAGGCAAAACTGGCAGCGGCGATGTATCTATTAAAGGACTGACCACTGGTGGAAATCTCAAGACTGGCAGTGGAGAAATAAATCTTGTCTATGATGTAACTCCTGCTCTTGGTGAGTTGGATATCAAAACTGGAAGTGGCGGGGCTGAAATTGTTCTTCCAAAAAATGCAAGAATCCGCACTTCATTCACGGCCGGTAGCGGAGAGTTGATTAACGAACTTGGTGACACTCCTGACAGCAAATTCAAAATCTCTATGAAGGCTGGCTCAGGAAATTTGCACATTAAGAAGCAATAA
- a CDS encoding vitamin B12-dependent ribonucleotide reductase, producing MSHKSNQEMAKGLDFSRYFTQQGRDPYYTNVTWEKRDSSIHDSQGRVLFHQTGVTVPKFWSQTATDIAASKYFRQRDVPRSICPEGKETSVIHMFERVVKTLLFEGKKQNLWASDDSSQIFADELRHLLVHQFGSFNSPVWFNCGLSHCYGIKSQLKTWYWDDDLGCVKEGEDAFLRPQASACFILSVKDDLTSIFEVALKEARIFKYGSGSGTNFSTLRGKQEELAGGGFSSGLLAFLDVLDRGAAATKSGGVTRRAAKMVCLDVDHPEILDFIRWKYREEEKARALLKAGFSGGLDGEVYHTISGQNSNNSIRVTDSFMEAVLNKGNWETKARTTGKVIGVFKAQDIWDEILKAIWHCGDPGIQFDSTIQSWHTVPSSGPIRASNPCSEFMFLDDSGCNLASLNLARFFNETTGVFDLEGLRSAVRVFLTAQELWVSYSSYPTPEVVKNSQYFRPLGLGFANLGGLLMRMGLAYDSKEGRSWAGTIAAWIQAEALSTSVDLAEVKGAFVGYNKNEMSVLNIISRHQKAAEKLLTSPILPKNMREGLSEKFSLILEKAKKVGIRNAQVTAIAPTGTIGLLMDCDTTGIEPEYALVKTKNLAGGGTVRQVNQSLPVALRRLGYSPTQSQEILDYILKFGHTGQAPFLKSEHTKIFECASFIKGEQGLPPEAHLEMMEAVQTFVSGAISKTVNLPEWATTEDIGRLLLMAWKKGLKAISIYRDGSKFVQPLCPFVCIDPKSSSN from the coding sequence ATGAGTCATAAATCAAACCAAGAAATGGCAAAAGGACTAGATTTTTCACGTTATTTTACCCAACAGGGGCGTGATCCTTATTATACCAATGTTACCTGGGAGAAAAGGGACAGTTCGATCCATGACAGTCAAGGCCGAGTTCTTTTTCACCAGACGGGAGTCACAGTGCCCAAATTCTGGAGTCAAACGGCCACCGACATTGCCGCATCCAAATATTTTCGCCAGCGTGATGTTCCTCGCTCCATTTGTCCAGAAGGAAAAGAGACTTCCGTTATTCACATGTTTGAACGAGTTGTGAAGACTCTCCTCTTTGAAGGAAAAAAGCAAAACCTTTGGGCGAGCGATGACTCTTCTCAGATTTTTGCCGATGAACTTCGCCACTTGCTTGTTCATCAATTCGGATCATTTAACAGTCCCGTTTGGTTCAACTGTGGATTGAGTCATTGTTATGGAATCAAATCTCAATTGAAGACTTGGTACTGGGATGATGATCTGGGCTGTGTGAAAGAAGGAGAGGATGCTTTCCTGCGACCGCAAGCTTCGGCTTGTTTTATTCTCAGCGTAAAAGACGATCTGACGAGCATTTTTGAAGTGGCTCTTAAAGAGGCACGAATTTTCAAATATGGTTCTGGTTCCGGAACCAATTTTTCGACCTTGCGGGGCAAGCAAGAGGAACTTGCTGGTGGTGGTTTCAGCTCTGGCTTACTTGCTTTTTTAGACGTTCTTGATCGTGGGGCTGCAGCGACAAAATCTGGTGGGGTAACAAGACGAGCGGCCAAGATGGTTTGTCTGGACGTGGATCATCCCGAGATATTGGATTTTATTCGCTGGAAATATCGGGAAGAAGAAAAGGCCAGAGCACTTTTGAAAGCCGGATTTTCGGGAGGCCTTGACGGAGAGGTTTACCACACCATCAGTGGGCAAAATTCGAACAATTCCATTCGGGTCACAGATTCTTTTATGGAAGCGGTTCTCAACAAGGGGAATTGGGAGACGAAAGCTCGAACCACGGGCAAAGTGATTGGTGTTTTTAAGGCCCAGGACATTTGGGATGAAATTCTCAAAGCAATCTGGCATTGTGGAGACCCCGGTATTCAATTCGATTCGACCATTCAAAGCTGGCACACGGTTCCCTCGAGCGGTCCGATTCGGGCGAGCAATCCTTGCTCCGAGTTTATGTTTCTGGATGATTCTGGCTGCAATTTGGCCTCTCTCAATTTGGCGCGCTTTTTCAATGAGACGACTGGCGTATTTGACTTGGAGGGACTGAGATCGGCGGTTCGCGTGTTCCTTACGGCCCAAGAATTATGGGTGAGCTATTCCAGTTATCCGACCCCAGAAGTGGTTAAAAATAGTCAGTACTTTCGTCCCTTGGGCTTGGGATTTGCAAATCTTGGAGGGCTGCTCATGCGCATGGGGCTCGCCTATGATTCGAAAGAAGGTCGCTCTTGGGCTGGAACAATTGCGGCTTGGATACAAGCCGAAGCTCTTTCGACGAGCGTGGACTTGGCCGAAGTCAAAGGAGCCTTTGTTGGGTATAATAAGAACGAAATGTCCGTACTCAATATTATTTCTCGACATCAGAAAGCAGCAGAGAAGCTACTTACTTCACCGATTCTTCCAAAAAACATGAGAGAGGGTCTGAGCGAAAAGTTCTCTTTGATTTTGGAGAAAGCAAAGAAGGTGGGAATCCGCAATGCTCAAGTCACAGCGATCGCTCCCACAGGTACTATCGGACTTCTCATGGATTGCGATACAACCGGAATTGAGCCTGAGTATGCCTTGGTCAAAACAAAAAATCTTGCGGGAGGCGGAACTGTTCGCCAAGTCAATCAGTCTCTGCCCGTTGCGCTGAGAAGGCTTGGTTACAGCCCGACTCAGTCTCAAGAGATCTTAGATTATATTCTTAAATTTGGTCACACGGGCCAGGCTCCCTTTTTGAAATCAGAACACACAAAAATTTTCGAATGTGCAAGTTTTATAAAAGGGGAACAGGGGCTACCTCCCGAAGCTCATCTTGAAATGATGGAGGCCGTTCAAACCTTTGTCAGTGGAGCGATATCAAAGACAGTGAATCTTCCAGAATGGGCAACGACCGAAGATATCGGCCGGCTCTTGCTTATGGCTTGGAAAAAGGGCTTAAAGGCCATTTCCATTTATCGAGATGGGAGCAAATTTGTTCAGCCCCTATGTCCATTTGTTTGTATTGACCCCAAAAGCTCCTCAAACTAG